The DNA segment CAGTTTGCCCTTATCATTTCTGATCGACAAGCCTGTTTTCTCCAGATATTCTTCTTTATGCCCTGCTGCAAGGGCACTTTGAATCAAGGCGTCCCAGACATCCGGGGAATAACCCAGCTGGAATTTCTTAACGATATCTTCCCTGAACCCGCGCTCTTTAAAATAGCTTAAACCGATTGCCCGGCCCTGCTCACCCGCCCACATTTCATTGGCAAAATAACTTGCCGCATATTCTGAAACGATGTAAAGACTTTCTCTTGCATTCTGCGCCTCGATGTTTTGGGGCGACTGCACTGTTTCCTCAACCTCAATATTGTACTTCTGAGCGAGGAACTTTAAAGCTTCCGGATAGGAATACTTTTCATGGTCCATGATAAAATGGACCGAATCACCACCTTTACCACAACCGAAACACTTGTAAATCCCTTTGGCCACAGAAACGTGGAAAGAGGGCGTTTTCTCATTGTGAAAAGGGCAATTCCCAATCAAGCTGGTACCACGTTTTTTTAAAGACACAAAATCACCGACAACCTCCTCAATACGGACGGTTTCCATGATTTTGGTTATGGTATCGTGGTTAATCATTATCTGTTGTTTTATTTTCTCTTTCTCTCATCACCCTGATTAAGACCTTCCTGATCTATGCCAGATTAATTTTTATTTTACAAGTGGCAGTAATGCTTCTGCCAGGGTCTGATTTCCTTTATCGTTCAAATGTACACCATCTGTCGTTAATATCCCTTTGGCGAGATCTTCCGCATTATGTTGCGCTCCGTAAGTTTTAAACAATGTTCTAAGGTCACACAGCGGCAATTTATTTTTAACAGCCAGATCCCTTATTGCGGCAGAATATTTGTCCAGGTCAGCATCCATCTCATTTGCACCATTTTTTTTCTCTCCGATCACAGCTGGGGTGCATAAGACCACCTTTGCCCCACCGCCTTGAATCTTGTTGATCAATGCCTGATAAAAAGAAATAAACTTATCATAATCCGTTCCAGTATGCATGGATTGTTTATGCCATACGTCATTCACCCCGATATAGATCACCACCAGGTCTGGCTTTTTAACCAGCACATCCTGTTCCATTCTTAAATAAAGATCATATACCTTATTTCCACCAATTCCGGCACCAATCACTTCATATTTTGAAGGATCCAGTGCTTTACTGATCAGGTCTACATATCCACCGGGAGCAACCCCCATTTGGGTGATAGAATCACCAAAAAAAATAATCTTTTTAGGCTTCATATTCATTGAAGTAAATAAGATAAGCAGCGCAAATGGCGCCAGCAGAAGGCTTAGTTTTTGAAATGCTTTCATTGTTTTTATTTTTTAACAGACCGTGTGAAATCAAGGTCCTGAAAATCGTAACTAAAATCTGTTGCAGGAGAAACGGCTTCCATTTTTATACCCGAAGCCTTTCCATCTTTACCAAGGGAGAAAATCACAAAAGCATCTGCATGCATGCTTCGGTCCGTCCATTTTGCCACAAAGGTATTCCCCTTATAAAAAGCCATTTGTCCGCCAAGTTTTGGAGAATTTACCGATTGGAAGAAAAGCTTATTTCCCTGATTTTTAATCGTCACCTCTCCAAACCAGGGATCTGTAAAAGAACCTTCATAATTGCTCAGGTCTACTTTCTGCGTACTCTTTTTCATTTCCGCAGTAATATCTGCCCAGATCTGATCGGTTATCTTTTTATCTTCAGCCTCATTGGTTACAACATTCGCTTTATAGGCAGCGATCCGATCTTTCCCTTTAATCCCGAAATAACCATCTTTGATCGTATTCGTGATGGCAGAAAAAGCAGCGCCACTCTCCTGATTGGTCAGTACGATGATCCCTAGTTTTAACTCCGGAATTAAAGTCACCTGTGTAACGATCCCACTCAGGCCTCCGGTATGAGAAACCTGAAGTTTCCCATTTACTAAGTTCAAAAACCAGCCCAGTCCGTAGCTGCTAAAAGAAGACCCTGCTATAATTGTTTGCGGGCTCCACATTTCCTCATGCACTGCTGTACTGAATAGCTTTGTATTTAAATCCTGACCGTATTTACCACCATTCATCTGCATGATTGCCCATTTGCTCATTTCCGTCACATTCGACCAGATTCCACCCGCAGCATTCGAAATCTCCGGAAAGCCTTTACTGATCACCGTTAATTTCCCGTCAATGGAGGTATGTGCATCTATAGAATTGTTTTTATCTTTCAACCTTGGGTAATCGGCAGCACTTTGACTCATTCCAATCGGGCGCATGATTCTGGTTTCCATAAAGTCTTCCCAGCTCATTCCCGATACTTTTGCCAGCACTTCCCCGGCTACAATATACAACAGGTTATCGTAATCAAATTTCGTTCTGAATCCGGAAACTGGTTTCAGGTAACGCATGTTATGAATCAGCTCCGCTTTAGTCACCCGGTTTGAATCCGGAAAAATCATCAGGTCTCCTGCTCCCAGGCTCAATCCACTGCGGTGCGTTAACAGATCCCTTACGGTAAACTCCTGCGTTAC comes from the Pedobacter sp. FW305-3-2-15-E-R2A2 genome and includes:
- a CDS encoding SGNH/GDSL hydrolase family protein — translated: MKAFQKLSLLLAPFALLILFTSMNMKPKKIIFFGDSITQMGVAPGGYVDLISKALDPSKYEVIGAGIGGNKVYDLYLRMEQDVLVKKPDLVVIYIGVNDVWHKQSMHTGTDYDKFISFYQALINKIQGGGAKVVLCTPAVIGEKKNGANEMDADLDKYSAAIRDLAVKNKLPLCDLRTLFKTYGAQHNAEDLAKGILTTDGVHLNDKGNQTLAEALLPLVK
- a CDS encoding serine hydrolase, which produces MNKLSFLIPVCLLLMVGVTPVNAQVLNDKQVDSLVEKTLKTFNVPGIAVAIVKDGKVIHSKGYGLRSLRTKEPVNENTFFGIASNSKAFTAAGLGILVDEGKLKWDDKVVDIIPGFKLYNPYVTQEFTVRDLLTHRSGLSLGAGDLMIFPDSNRVTKAELIHNMRYLKPVSGFRTKFDYDNLLYIVAGEVLAKVSGMSWEDFMETRIMRPIGMSQSAADYPRLKDKNNSIDAHTSIDGKLTVISKGFPEISNAAGGIWSNVTEMSKWAIMQMNGGKYGQDLNTKLFSTAVHEEMWSPQTIIAGSSFSSYGLGWFLNLVNGKLQVSHTGGLSGIVTQVTLIPELKLGIIVLTNQESGAAFSAITNTIKDGYFGIKGKDRIAAYKANVVTNEAEDKKITDQIWADITAEMKKSTQKVDLSNYEGSFTDPWFGEVTIKNQGNKLFFQSVNSPKLGGQMAFYKGNTFVAKWTDRSMHADAFVIFSLGKDGKASGIKMEAVSPATDFSYDFQDLDFTRSVKK